CGATGCGGAAGCAGCCGGTCGCAGTTACGACAACATGTACGCGACGTACTGCCGCATCTTCGACCGCATCGGCCTCGAGTACCGTGCTGTTGCGGCCGACACCGGCGCCATCGGCGGCGATCGCTCGCACGAGTTCCAGGTGATTGCAGATACCGGCGAAGACGCCATCGTCTATTGCCCGGACTCCGACTACGCGGCCAACATCGAACTTGCCGAGGCGCTCGCGCTGCAGGCTGTTCGCGGCGAGGCGCGGGTCGCGCTCGAGAAGACACCGACGCCGGGCAAGGCGACCTGTGCCGATGTCGCCGACCTGCTGCAGGTTGGGCTCGACACGACGGTCAAATCGCTCGTACTGGCAAGCGATGAAACCGACGACAAGGGCGAAGTGGTCAAGACTACCTTGTGGCTGCTGCTGGTTCGCGGAGACCACTCGCTCAATGAAGTGAAGGCCGGAAAGATCGAAGGACTGGGGAGCGATTTCCGCTTCGCGACCGAGACCGAGATCATCGAGCACTTCGGCTGCAAACCCGGCTACCTCGGCCCGATCGGGCTCAGAAAGCCTGTCCGCGTTGTTGCCGACCGCAGCGTTGCCAACATGGCCGACTTCATCTGCGGTGCCAACGAGGAAGACTTCCACTACACCGGCGTGAACTGGGGGCGCGACCTGCCCGAACCCGATTTCGTTGCCGACATCCGCAACGTGGTCGAGGGCGACCCCTCACCCGACGGCAAGGGTGTGCTCGCCATCCAGCGCGGCATCGAGGTGGGCCATGTGTTCTATCTCGGCAACAAGTATTCGAAGGCCATGAATGCGAGCTTCCTCGATATCGACGGCAAGCCGAAGCACTTCGAGATGGGCTGCTACGGCATCGGGGTGACCCGCATTATCGGCGCTGCCATCGAGCAGAATCACGATGAGCGCGGAATCATCTGGCCAGCCGCCATCGCACCGTTCGAGGTGGTGATCTGCGGCGTCGGCTGGGGCAAGTCCGAACTCGTGCGCGACGAAGCGACCCGGCTCTACGAAACGCTGAAGAGTGCAGGCATCGACGTGATCCTCGACGATCGCGACGAACGTCCGGGCGTCATGTTTGCCGACTGGGAGCTGATCGGTGTGCCGCACCGGGTCACGATCGGTGACCGCGGACTGAAGGAAGGCATGGTCGAGTACCAGACCCGCCGAGACGGCGAGCAACACAAGCTCGCGCCCGCAGACATCGCCGCCCACGTCATCGCTCAGCTGCGCGCCTGAGCCGGCCAGCACCCTAGCTCATGACAGCCCCCCGCCCGTTCCGGAACACGCGCCGTCTGCTGGGGGCTGTGCTGCTGTCGCTTGCTGCGAGCCAGGCGTTTGCAGGCGCGCAGCAGTACG
This genomic interval from Parazoarcus communis contains the following:
- a CDS encoding proline--tRNA ligase: MRASQFHLFTLKEAPSDAEVVSQKLMLRAGMIRKVAAGIYNYMPMGLRSIRKVEAIIRDELDRAGAMEVVMPIVQPAELWQETGRWDKMGPEMLRFKDRHDRDFAMQPTSEEVVTDIARQELKSYRQLPKNFYQIQTKFRDERRPRFGVMRGREFVMKDAYSFDRDAEAAGRSYDNMYATYCRIFDRIGLEYRAVAADTGAIGGDRSHEFQVIADTGEDAIVYCPDSDYAANIELAEALALQAVRGEARVALEKTPTPGKATCADVADLLQVGLDTTVKSLVLASDETDDKGEVVKTTLWLLLVRGDHSLNEVKAGKIEGLGSDFRFATETEIIEHFGCKPGYLGPIGLRKPVRVVADRSVANMADFICGANEEDFHYTGVNWGRDLPEPDFVADIRNVVEGDPSPDGKGVLAIQRGIEVGHVFYLGNKYSKAMNASFLDIDGKPKHFEMGCYGIGVTRIIGAAIEQNHDERGIIWPAAIAPFEVVICGVGWGKSELVRDEATRLYETLKSAGIDVILDDRDERPGVMFADWELIGVPHRVTIGDRGLKEGMVEYQTRRDGEQHKLAPADIAAHVIAQLRA